A stretch of Halococcus sediminicola DNA encodes these proteins:
- a CDS encoding MBL fold metallo-hydrolase, translating into MSEQEFPEPDVDVESIEPAKLKERIDDGEDVFVLDTRANEEFEEWHIDGERVTTHNVPYFEFLLGDVDEEIFEGIPEDREVVVLCAKGDSSEYVAGLLKERDYDVSHLARGMNGWAELYEYHELDTQENLTIAQYQRPSSGCLAYLVVSGDEAAVIDPLRAFVGTYAQDARALGADLTYALDTHVHADHISGVRTVTENTEATAVIPQPVVDRGVEYDIEYETVADGDSISVGETHIEVLHTPGHTSGMTSYLVEDVLFAGDGLFLESVARPDLEEGAEGAAEAAGELYDTLQQTVLELPDDTVVAPGHFSDNTETDDGTYTTQLGNLEESMDALDLDREEFIEFIQSDMPPRPSNYEEIIATNLGERETSDEKAFELEQGPNNCAASQDALTSD; encoded by the coding sequence ATGAGTGAACAGGAATTTCCCGAGCCAGACGTGGACGTAGAGTCCATCGAACCGGCTAAGCTGAAGGAACGAATCGACGACGGCGAAGACGTGTTCGTGCTCGACACGCGCGCGAACGAGGAGTTCGAGGAGTGGCACATCGACGGTGAGAGGGTCACTACCCACAACGTACCGTACTTCGAGTTCCTTCTCGGCGACGTCGACGAGGAAATCTTTGAGGGGATTCCCGAGGACAGGGAGGTAGTGGTGCTCTGTGCGAAGGGCGATTCGAGCGAGTACGTCGCCGGCCTCCTGAAAGAGCGCGATTATGATGTGAGCCACCTCGCGCGCGGCATGAACGGTTGGGCGGAACTCTACGAGTACCACGAACTCGATACCCAGGAGAATCTGACCATCGCTCAGTACCAACGGCCCTCCAGCGGCTGTCTCGCCTACCTCGTCGTCAGCGGCGACGAGGCCGCCGTGATCGATCCGCTGCGAGCGTTCGTCGGCACCTACGCACAGGATGCACGCGCACTCGGGGCAGATCTGACCTACGCGCTCGACACGCACGTCCACGCCGACCACATCAGCGGCGTTCGCACCGTCACTGAAAACACCGAGGCGACGGCCGTCATTCCCCAGCCCGTCGTCGACCGCGGCGTCGAGTACGACATTGAGTACGAAACAGTCGCAGACGGTGATTCCATCTCGGTCGGTGAAACCCACATTGAGGTGCTTCATACGCCCGGCCACACCTCGGGGATGACTTCGTATCTGGTCGAGGACGTGCTGTTCGCCGGTGATGGCTTGTTCCTCGAGAGCGTCGCCCGACCGGATTTGGAGGAGGGTGCAGAGGGGGCAGCCGAGGCTGCGGGCGAGCTCTACGACACTCTCCAGCAGACGGTTCTCGAACTGCCCGACGACACCGTCGTCGCACCGGGACATTTCAGCGACAACACCGAAACCGACGACGGAACCTATACCACACAGCTCGGTAATCTCGAAGAATCAATGGACGCGCTCGACCTAGACCGCGAGGAGTTCATCGAGTTCATCCAATCGGACATGCCGCCACGGCCGTCGAATTACGAGGAGATCATCGCCACCAATCTCGGTGAGCGCGAGACGAGCGACGAGAAAGCCTTCGAACTCGAACAAGGGCCGAACAATTGTGCGGCCAGCCAAGACGCGCTAACGAGTGATTAG
- a CDS encoding YeeE/YedE family protein, with translation MIGPELLTILGQLPTGLFPRGISQYAVGGVLIGLGVSTIYLGTAITPGASTFFESTLSYFSEIPRFNRAKYLATRDWRIVFTLSMVAGASIYALTLGGGGWTTDVGAWRLLAGGVLVGIGTRLGKGCTSGHGINGIASLSGTSLANVATFMLAAIGVALSMQALGVSP, from the coding sequence ATGATTGGACCGGAGCTACTGACGATACTGGGCCAACTCCCCACCGGACTCTTCCCGCGCGGCATCAGCCAGTACGCCGTCGGTGGCGTACTCATCGGGCTTGGAGTGTCGACTATCTACCTCGGGACGGCCATCACGCCCGGCGCGAGCACGTTCTTCGAATCTACCCTCTCGTATTTCTCGGAAATTCCCCGGTTCAACCGGGCGAAATACCTCGCCACCCGTGACTGGCGGATCGTCTTCACGCTGAGCATGGTCGCCGGTGCGAGCATCTATGCGCTCACGCTCGGCGGTGGAGGCTGGACGACAGACGTGGGAGCGTGGCGGCTGCTCGCTGGCGGCGTGCTCGTCGGCATCGGCACGCGACTCGGTAAGGGCTGTACCTCCGGGCACGGCATCAACGGCATCGCGTCGTTATCTGGGACTTCCCTGGCAAATGTCGCGACCTTCATGCTGGCGGCAATCGGCGTTGCACTCTCAATGCAAGCGCTTGGAGTTTCGCCATGA
- a CDS encoding DUF6691 family protein — MSTNDSRNPLFMPLIVLGGALFGFGLAYSGMAKPEIVLDFLQLQDWGLVFVMGGAAAVTGTVITVATRYLSRAPLTGERYGKREKTFDRSVLLGGVIFGVGWGISGLCPGSAYASLGIGNFPILIGIAGMFLGAYAQGYWRSYRENTTGTATPSD; from the coding sequence ATGAGCACAAACGACTCCCGCAACCCGCTGTTCATGCCATTAATCGTTCTCGGTGGCGCGCTGTTTGGCTTCGGACTCGCCTACAGCGGGATGGCCAAACCTGAGATCGTCCTGGATTTCCTCCAGCTACAAGACTGGGGACTCGTGTTCGTGATGGGCGGTGCAGCGGCCGTCACTGGAACAGTTATCACAGTTGCAACGCGGTATCTCAGCCGTGCACCGCTCACCGGCGAGCGGTATGGCAAGCGTGAGAAGACCTTCGACCGAAGTGTGCTCCTCGGTGGAGTGATCTTCGGTGTCGGGTGGGGAATTTCGGGACTTTGTCCTGGTTCGGCGTATGCCAGCCTCGGCATCGGGAATTTCCCCATCTTGATCGGGATCGCCGGGATGTTCCTCGGTGCGTATGCACAGGGGTACTGGCGTTCCTATCGAGAGAACACTACTGGAACGGCCACACCAAGTGACTGA
- a CDS encoding DUF2270 domain-containing protein, translating into MGRGFFEESSAPGSAMAHLYRGEIHRMKLWRERLDRTSNWVVTLIAAILTYAFSAANRPHYLILVGVVMVTVFLVIEARRYRGYDMWRSRVRMLQRNVFAYSLDPSQGIEDPDWRPRLSRDYRKPHVKVSYEEAIAHRLRRVYLPLFTVLLGAWLVRILLTHGAGTWPTTAAIGALPGTLITALVAIFYLSLVGITFRPRVWQATGELRRSEIGAWDDIE; encoded by the coding sequence ATGGGACGCGGGTTCTTTGAGGAGTCGAGTGCACCCGGATCGGCGATGGCGCACCTCTATCGGGGCGAAATCCACCGGATGAAACTGTGGCGTGAGCGCCTTGACCGAACCTCAAACTGGGTAGTGACGCTCATCGCCGCTATCCTCACCTATGCGTTCTCTGCTGCAAACCGTCCCCACTATCTCATCCTCGTCGGTGTTGTGATGGTAACGGTTTTCCTCGTCATCGAAGCCCGTCGGTACCGGGGATACGATATGTGGCGGTCGCGGGTCCGGATGCTCCAGCGAAATGTATTTGCGTACTCGCTTGACCCCTCTCAGGGTATTGAAGACCCAGACTGGCGCCCACGCCTCTCTCGAGACTATCGTAAACCTCACGTGAAAGTCTCCTATGAAGAGGCGATAGCACACCGCCTTCGAAGAGTGTATCTTCCGCTGTTCACAGTACTACTTGGGGCATGGTTAGTCCGTATTCTCCTCACTCATGGGGCCGGGACGTGGCCGACGACTGCCGCGATCGGTGCACTACCAGGAACGCTTATCACCGCTCTCGTTGCAATATTCTACCTGTCACTTGTCGGAATCACATTTCGTCCACGTGTCTGGCAGGCGACCGGTGAACTCCGGAGGAGTGAAATCGGTGCGTGGGACGATATCGAATGA
- a CDS encoding helix-turn-helix domain-containing protein: protein MPDSMADYLRADMECEGLLKCFHGLTDLDRDCFEVVVSDEAPMTIDEIADDVDRERSTVYRSIQRLRQAGFVQKEQVNYEQGGYYHVFSPTDPDVVADDMQRMLNDWYAKMGQLIGEFRTKYDTHDQPAAAAEG from the coding sequence ATGCCCGACTCAATGGCAGATTACCTACGCGCAGACATGGAATGCGAGGGGCTCCTCAAATGCTTCCACGGTCTCACCGATCTGGACCGAGACTGTTTCGAAGTCGTCGTTAGCGACGAAGCGCCGATGACTATCGATGAAATCGCCGACGATGTCGACCGCGAACGATCGACCGTATATCGATCGATCCAGCGGCTTCGGCAGGCAGGATTCGTCCAGAAAGAACAGGTCAACTACGAGCAAGGTGGCTACTACCACGTTTTCTCGCCGACTGATCCCGATGTCGTCGCAGACGATATGCAGCGAATGCTCAACGACTGGTATGCGAAAATGGGTCAACTCATTGGCGAGTTCCGAACAAAATACGACACCCACGACCAACCAGCGGCGGCTGCTGAGGGGTAA
- a CDS encoding ArsR/SmtB family transcription factor — protein MSQTDSPPDEAYSALDRLYDDPEARIAALRDSRPPERDVAGQEAVFKALANEDRLRVLETLRESECCGCELQIVLDAPQSTVATHLRKLKNAGLVKSRKKGKWSYYRIADTAALELLDLAHAIQEDA, from the coding sequence ATGTCTCAGACAGACTCACCACCCGACGAAGCCTACAGCGCGCTCGACCGATTGTACGACGACCCGGAGGCACGGATCGCCGCCCTGCGGGACTCTCGCCCTCCCGAACGAGATGTTGCCGGTCAAGAAGCCGTCTTCAAGGCGCTCGCCAACGAAGACCGCCTCCGCGTTCTCGAAACGCTCCGCGAGTCCGAGTGCTGTGGCTGTGAATTGCAGATCGTGCTCGATGCACCGCAATCGACGGTCGCCACGCACCTCCGGAAGCTGAAGAACGCAGGGTTGGTTAAATCGCGGAAGAAGGGCAAATGGAGCTACTACCGCATCGCCGATACCGCGGCGCTCGAACTACTCGATCTCGCCCACGCCATTCAAGAGGACGCCTAA
- a CDS encoding permease, giving the protein MLPAGLESGLIDSWNYFVHLVVLLVPLFIGASFLVGLAQEYLPPEKVERKLRGHDEGAGNVAAAGLGAVTPFCSCSTVPVLAGLLQAGAPLGLAFSFLLASPLVNEIAVLLLVGLFGIEVTVWYIVMTFVAAVVGGLVIGRLGLVEQVKEVSITDDTDQTVAADGGTVDCCAGGTTQTEQTHRQHVESAARDAWSFFVDTLPYLVFGMVIGALIHGVVPVDVLQTVLGSENPLAVPLAALAGAPVYVSLSGMLPIAASLSEQGIAIGTVLAFVVGGAGVSIPNVILLNKLFKRRLLVVYATTVVAIGVVVGVVFNVFIV; this is encoded by the coding sequence ATGCTTCCAGCGGGACTCGAAAGCGGCCTCATCGACTCGTGGAACTACTTCGTTCATCTCGTGGTCCTCCTCGTCCCGCTGTTCATCGGGGCGTCGTTCCTCGTGGGCCTCGCACAAGAGTATCTCCCACCGGAGAAAGTCGAGCGAAAGCTTCGCGGGCACGATGAGGGTGCGGGGAACGTCGCTGCCGCCGGACTGGGCGCGGTGACGCCGTTCTGTTCGTGTTCGACTGTGCCTGTACTGGCTGGATTATTGCAGGCAGGCGCGCCGCTCGGGCTCGCGTTTTCGTTTCTGCTGGCCTCGCCGCTCGTCAACGAGATCGCCGTGTTGTTGCTCGTCGGCCTGTTCGGCATCGAGGTGACGGTCTGGTACATCGTCATGACGTTCGTCGCGGCAGTCGTCGGTGGACTCGTGATCGGGCGGCTGGGATTGGTCGAACAGGTCAAAGAAGTCAGTATTACTGACGATACCGATCAAACCGTCGCAGCGGATGGCGGAACGGTCGACTGCTGTGCTGGGGGAACGACGCAGACCGAACAGACCCACAGACAGCACGTCGAGAGTGCCGCGCGTGATGCATGGTCGTTCTTCGTCGATACGCTTCCGTATCTGGTTTTCGGGATGGTGATCGGGGCATTGATCCACGGCGTCGTCCCAGTCGACGTGCTCCAGACCGTCCTCGGGTCTGAGAACCCCCTAGCCGTGCCGCTGGCTGCGCTCGCCGGTGCGCCGGTCTACGTCAGCCTCAGTGGAATGTTGCCCATCGCCGCCTCCCTCAGCGAACAGGGGATCGCTATCGGAACCGTTCTCGCGTTCGTCGTTGGCGGAGCTGGTGTCAGCATCCCGAACGTGATTCTCCTAAACAAACTCTTCAAGCGCCGGCTGTTGGTCGTTTACGCTACCACCGTCGTTGCAATCGGTGTCGTCGTTGGTGTCGTATTCAATGTTTTCATCGTCTAA
- a CDS encoding RidA family protein: MQSEQVSRSISDRASETSRKQRDGTEFIGGYGKKTGDSDLCFIEGQLPEHEGRVESNESPAQQLELALQNLETQLNQHGQGMDDVLQLTLYLADMDAYESVNETYGRYFEEPYPARTTVGACELLGGAAVTVDAVAALE, encoded by the coding sequence GTGCAATCAGAGCAAGTCAGTAGATCGATTTCAGACCGAGCGAGCGAGACAAGTCGAAAGCAGCGCGATGGAACGGAGTTCATCGGCGGCTACGGAAAGAAGACCGGCGACTCGGACCTCTGTTTCATCGAGGGGCAGCTGCCCGAACACGAAGGGCGGGTCGAAAGCAACGAATCTCCCGCTCAGCAGCTCGAACTCGCCTTACAGAACCTCGAAACCCAACTGAACCAGCACGGACAGGGGATGGACGACGTGCTTCAGCTGACGCTCTATCTTGCCGATATGGACGCCTACGAGTCGGTCAACGAAACCTACGGGCGATACTTCGAGGAACCGTATCCAGCGCGCACGACCGTCGGAGCCTGCGAACTACTCGGTGGTGCCGCAGTCACCGTCGACGCGGTCGCCGCCCTCGAATAG
- a CDS encoding ArsR/SmtB family transcription factor: MAQATERLQRYLEDELGECRNEDVERRLDELGTLEAALGPAQVDAELDVLSALANETRYTLVRVLVAAGEELCVCELQAVVDVSESGLSHALSALVDTGLVTGRKDGRWKKYQATNRAITLVTVLEGNVSDE; this comes from the coding sequence ATGGCGCAAGCGACCGAACGACTCCAGCGATACCTCGAAGACGAACTCGGGGAGTGTCGGAACGAGGATGTCGAGCGGCGACTCGACGAACTCGGCACGCTCGAAGCGGCGCTCGGCCCAGCACAGGTGGACGCCGAACTCGACGTCCTTTCCGCACTTGCCAACGAGACACGCTACACGCTTGTTCGCGTGCTCGTGGCCGCTGGCGAGGAGCTCTGTGTCTGTGAGCTGCAAGCGGTCGTTGACGTGAGCGAAAGCGGGCTCAGTCACGCGCTCTCGGCGCTCGTCGATACGGGACTCGTTACCGGGCGCAAGGACGGACGCTGGAAGAAGTACCAAGCTACCAACCGTGCCATCACCCTCGTGACCGTCCTCGAAGGGAACGTGAGCGATGAGTAG
- the arsB gene encoding ACR3 family arsenite efflux transporter, whose translation MSSIDAHEHGPNCECESCGDPRSMDFLDKYLTVWIFGAMAVGVGLGYLAPSVTEPIQDLYLVEIGLVLMMYPPLAKADYSQLRTVFSNWRVLGLSLIQNWLIGPTLMFGLAVIFFSGLVPGLPARPEFFLGLVFIGMARCIAMVLVWNELAEGSPEYVTGLVAFNSLFQIVTYGVYVWFFGLFLPPLLGMDSLVAGITTFDITPMQVFEAIVVFLGIPFVGGFLTRYVGTRVKSEEWYDEKFVPKIDPLTLVALLFTVIVMFATQGENIVSAPADVLLIAVPLTIYFVVMFFVSFGMGKGIGADYSTTTAIGFTAASNNFELAIAVAVAVFGVGSGVAFTTVVGPLIEVPVLLALVNVALYFQRKLDWSGARTGNLNASRSEATPDD comes from the coding sequence ATGAGTAGCATCGACGCCCACGAGCATGGTCCGAACTGCGAGTGTGAGAGCTGTGGCGACCCACGCTCGATGGACTTCCTCGATAAGTATCTTACCGTCTGGATTTTCGGCGCGATGGCCGTCGGCGTAGGATTGGGCTATCTCGCTCCGTCGGTGACCGAACCGATTCAAGACCTCTATCTCGTGGAGATCGGACTCGTGCTGATGATGTACCCGCCCCTGGCGAAGGCCGACTACTCCCAGCTCCGGACAGTGTTCAGCAACTGGCGCGTGCTCGGACTGAGTCTCATCCAAAACTGGCTCATCGGGCCAACACTGATGTTCGGGCTCGCGGTGATATTCTTCAGCGGACTCGTCCCAGGCCTGCCAGCCCGTCCGGAGTTTTTCCTCGGGCTCGTGTTCATCGGGATGGCCCGGTGTATTGCGATGGTGCTCGTCTGGAACGAACTCGCCGAAGGATCGCCCGAATACGTCACCGGGCTAGTCGCGTTCAACAGCCTCTTCCAAATCGTCACCTACGGCGTCTACGTCTGGTTTTTCGGGTTGTTCCTCCCGCCGTTGCTAGGGATGGACTCGCTCGTTGCCGGTATCACCACCTTCGATATCACGCCGATGCAGGTGTTCGAGGCCATCGTGGTCTTCCTCGGGATTCCGTTCGTCGGCGGCTTTCTGACTCGCTATGTCGGCACGCGCGTCAAGAGTGAGGAGTGGTACGACGAGAAGTTCGTCCCGAAAATCGACCCGCTGACGCTGGTCGCGTTGCTGTTCACGGTCATCGTGATGTTCGCCACGCAGGGCGAGAACATCGTCTCGGCACCCGCCGACGTCCTGTTGATCGCCGTGCCGCTGACGATCTACTTCGTGGTAATGTTCTTCGTGAGTTTCGGCATGGGCAAGGGAATCGGTGCGGACTACTCGACGACGACCGCAATTGGGTTCACAGCGGCCTCGAACAACTTCGAGCTGGCCATCGCGGTCGCGGTCGCCGTGTTCGGTGTCGGCTCCGGCGTCGCCTTCACGACCGTCGTCGGCCCGCTCATCGAGGTGCCCGTCTTGCTCGCGTTAGTCAACGTTGCACTCTATTTCCAGCGCAAGCTCGACTGGAGTGGAGCCAGGACTGGCAATCTCAACGCATCTCGGTCCGAGGCGACGCCTGACGATTAA
- a CDS encoding low molecular weight phosphatase family protein, whose protein sequence is MTTTTDAADPIRLAFMCVQNAGRSQMATAFAERERERRNLDDSMEILTGGTHPANHVHEGIIEVMREEGFDLSERTPRKITNEELHSCRYVATMGCSTLDVDKADATVDVRDWDLPDPHGEDIDTVRSIRDDIHQRVVNLFDELSDDSQLSATAN, encoded by the coding sequence ATGACCACCACTACTGATGCGGCCGACCCGATTCGACTCGCGTTCATGTGCGTCCAGAACGCTGGACGCTCGCAGATGGCGACCGCATTCGCCGAGCGCGAACGCGAGCGCCGAAACCTCGACGACTCCATGGAAATTCTCACTGGTGGGACTCACCCAGCGAACCACGTTCACGAGGGCATCATCGAAGTCATGCGCGAAGAAGGGTTTGATCTCTCGGAGCGGACGCCTCGCAAAATCACGAATGAGGAACTCCATTCATGTAGGTACGTGGCGACGATGGGCTGTTCGACGCTCGACGTTGACAAAGCGGATGCTACGGTCGACGTCCGCGACTGGGATCTCCCCGATCCGCATGGTGAGGACATCGACACGGTACGTTCGATTCGAGACGACATTCACCAGCGTGTAGTGAATCTGTTCGATGAACTCAGCGACGACTCGCAACTGAGCGCCACCGCGAACTGA
- a CDS encoding MFS transporter, with protein MKSLIRNTAFRRLFVGRLVTNAGDSLYYVAAMWLVYDLGGSAFYTGLAGFLTLVPTTLQFLTGPFADRWDLRRLLVGTQVLQAALVLIIPVAAMTGWLSVTVVLVVMPLAAMVSQFVYPAQNAALPRIVQEEEIVDANSAFSFAYQGVDTAFSSLGGVLVALFGAVSLYLIDSVTFILTALIFAVTRIPDAESETNQENTDRVTSTFSDYVEKLREGIEYIRGTILILTLGASVIVNFMIGAMMAVLPAFAASRGGSETYGILLAAMTAGLLIGALMASPLKQVSLSRLNIIGFSLGGFAWLTAVYVQWLPVTAVLFCFAWVPVGVTNVVFMAMTQTYVPERLLGRVTSVNVSASAAAMPVGSLLGGVAGDAIGSTVVVGVTGVGFLFVTLYWLSHPLLRYVPSVEKLDPSEYGLGQL; from the coding sequence ATGAAATCGCTCATTCGGAACACAGCATTCAGGCGACTCTTTGTGGGACGGTTGGTGACGAACGCTGGTGATAGTCTCTATTATGTCGCGGCAATGTGGCTAGTCTATGATCTCGGCGGCTCAGCATTTTATACCGGGCTGGCGGGCTTTTTGACACTCGTTCCTACGACTTTACAGTTTCTCACGGGACCGTTCGCCGATCGCTGGGATCTCCGTCGACTATTGGTGGGGACGCAGGTGCTTCAAGCCGCGCTTGTGCTCATCATTCCAGTGGCAGCGATGACAGGCTGGCTTTCCGTGACGGTCGTGCTTGTGGTTATGCCGCTTGCTGCGATGGTGAGCCAGTTCGTCTACCCGGCCCAAAACGCTGCGCTACCACGAATCGTTCAAGAGGAAGAGATCGTCGACGCAAACTCGGCGTTTTCGTTTGCGTATCAAGGCGTCGATACGGCCTTCTCGTCACTCGGTGGAGTGCTTGTCGCACTCTTCGGTGCGGTTTCGCTATATTTAATCGATTCAGTGACGTTTATTCTGACAGCGCTAATCTTCGCTGTAACTCGGATTCCTGATGCAGAGAGTGAGACAAATCAAGAGAATACAGACCGAGTCACGTCGACATTTTCAGATTATGTGGAGAAACTCCGCGAAGGTATCGAATACATTCGAGGAACCATCCTCATTTTAACGCTTGGTGCGTCGGTGATTGTCAATTTCATGATTGGAGCGATGATGGCCGTTCTTCCCGCGTTCGCGGCATCACGTGGCGGTTCCGAGACGTATGGAATACTACTCGCGGCAATGACTGCGGGGCTCTTGATCGGTGCGCTCATGGCCTCACCGTTGAAACAGGTTTCACTGAGTCGATTGAACATCATTGGATTCAGTCTCGGTGGCTTTGCGTGGCTTACTGCGGTCTACGTTCAATGGCTTCCTGTGACCGCCGTTTTATTCTGCTTCGCGTGGGTTCCTGTTGGTGTTACGAACGTCGTGTTCATGGCGATGACCCAGACGTATGTTCCTGAGAGGCTACTGGGACGTGTGACTTCGGTCAACGTCAGCGCTTCAGCAGCAGCGATGCCAGTCGGTTCGTTGCTTGGTGGGGTCGCAGGCGATGCGATAGGGAGCACCGTCGTAGTGGGCGTGACAGGAGTTGGTTTCCTGTTTGTGACGCTGTATTGGCTCTCTCATCCCCTCCTACGCTATGTTCCATCTGTTGAAAAGCTCGATCCATCAGAATATGGTTTGGGACAATTATAG
- a CDS encoding winged helix-turn-helix domain-containing protein — MADSSTKQNELNEMSPEDAFALLGDETRIAIIRALGMTPDDSLSFSTLRKRASVADSGQFNYHLGKLVNNFIRQTDADEYELTYAGMRVIGAIFSGTFNQRGTPRSFELDAMCSVCGSSLVAEYEHERVTIVCQACDDQISTFGFPPGAFENRTHEELPHAFDGQIRAHLSAVRKCFCLNCTGRMHGSIIPNSEYLLEDQEVGIEHVCERCDNRSITSIGVYLLSQPEVVAFHYDHGINLNTTPFWELPWLREENATVLSSDPWRVQLALKLDDDYLRLEVEDDLSASVI, encoded by the coding sequence ATGGCCGATTCATCGACCAAGCAAAACGAGCTCAACGAGATGTCGCCGGAGGACGCATTTGCTCTCCTCGGTGATGAAACAAGAATCGCTATCATCCGGGCATTAGGGATGACGCCTGACGACTCACTTTCTTTCTCTACACTGCGAAAACGTGCCAGCGTAGCTGATAGTGGCCAATTCAATTATCATCTCGGAAAGCTCGTCAACAATTTCATTCGTCAGACTGATGCGGATGAATACGAACTCACCTATGCCGGAATGCGGGTTATCGGAGCTATCTTCTCGGGAACGTTCAATCAGCGTGGAACTCCGAGATCGTTTGAACTTGACGCGATGTGCAGTGTCTGTGGGTCTTCACTAGTGGCTGAATATGAGCATGAACGTGTTACTATCGTCTGCCAGGCTTGCGACGACCAGATCTCGACGTTTGGTTTCCCACCGGGAGCATTCGAAAACCGGACCCACGAGGAACTACCTCATGCGTTCGACGGACAAATCCGGGCACATCTTTCGGCGGTGAGGAAGTGCTTCTGTCTCAACTGTACCGGCCGTATGCATGGCTCAATAATCCCGAACTCCGAATATCTTCTTGAAGATCAAGAAGTCGGCATTGAGCATGTCTGTGAACGATGTGATAACCGCTCCATTACCTCAATAGGCGTGTATCTTCTCTCTCAACCGGAGGTTGTTGCCTTTCATTATGACCACGGTATCAATCTCAATACAACACCGTTTTGGGAATTGCCGTGGCTCCGTGAAGAGAACGCCACGGTACTTTCATCAGATCCATGGCGCGTCCAGTTAGCCTTGAAGCTTGACGATGACTATCTCAGGCTTGAAGTAGAGGATGATCTGTCTGCCTCAGTCATATAG